A single genomic interval of Aureliella helgolandensis harbors:
- a CDS encoding alpha/beta fold hydrolase: protein MKPYNFQPLGLMMSQLNLCRTLWMTLFALSLFGRCVPASGAERATPPNIVFIFVDDQGYYDLGCYGATEVETPRIDAMAEQGTRLTDYYAAAPICSPSRAGLLTGCYPRRVGNHVWVHRADSRTGIHPDELTIAELFKSNGYATACIGKWHLGFAEPLLPRNQGFDHYFGLLHNLDPVEVLYFEDKGGVPLLRNEEIVKCPAAPAELTQLYTDEAINFIEQNKDTPFFLYLPHTMLHNPLGVSDEFKGSSNWGEYGDAIQELDQNVGRIFDSLKEQKIDDHTIVIYASDNGRGPGRTPEQKIRGRKLSTYEGGIRVPAIAWGPALGLQTGVESSAVVRAMDWYPTLATFAGIKVPEGHVIDGRDISPLLTGETEFVPSPEMKMSLNALVPLRRRWDPAGEWSPIISRVEYNDAFFYHGSEGTLSAVRWKNWKLYLNPSLQLYDLASDPGETNLVRNGEILKKLRGMAILFQEEMQFDARPAGEIPPQGLADGNTVIPQTSLDSLDEKLDVTYARYGERTLEMDLYRPKGIWGDLPAIVCIHGGGWQKGSKINHRKVAQALAAQGFVAVSISYRLSGEAQFPAQIQDCKAAVRFLRANANRFGIDSERIGAIGHSAGGHLAALLATSAGVPELEGGGGNAQFTSAIQAVVPMDGQTDFLSQRTRDISADENRGGIWRQFLGGSQQDQLETYRLASPLVHLDQADPPCWLITGENDSPSTRAAEFRARMTEFGIENGVTVLKDAPHPFTVKQIWFDEAMETAGQFFSRHLKEPIR from the coding sequence GTGAAACCTTACAATTTCCAGCCCCTTGGACTTATGATGAGTCAACTGAATTTGTGTCGCACCCTGTGGATGACGTTATTCGCCCTCTCGCTGTTCGGACGATGCGTCCCTGCGTCTGGAGCCGAACGAGCAACTCCGCCAAACATCGTCTTCATCTTTGTTGATGACCAAGGCTACTACGATCTCGGGTGCTACGGCGCTACCGAGGTCGAGACACCGCGAATTGATGCAATGGCAGAACAGGGGACGCGGTTGACGGACTACTACGCTGCCGCTCCTATTTGTAGCCCGTCGCGCGCGGGGCTATTAACCGGATGTTATCCACGCCGCGTTGGCAACCATGTTTGGGTGCATCGCGCCGATTCACGGACAGGTATTCATCCTGACGAGCTAACGATTGCCGAACTCTTTAAGAGCAATGGCTACGCGACCGCGTGCATCGGCAAATGGCATCTAGGTTTTGCAGAGCCGCTACTGCCGCGCAATCAGGGTTTTGATCACTACTTTGGACTACTGCATAATCTGGACCCGGTAGAAGTCCTCTATTTTGAGGACAAGGGCGGCGTTCCTCTGTTGCGAAATGAAGAGATTGTCAAATGCCCGGCCGCCCCCGCCGAGCTCACCCAGCTCTACACGGACGAAGCGATCAATTTCATCGAGCAGAACAAGGACACCCCGTTCTTTCTCTACCTGCCGCACACGATGCTGCACAATCCGCTCGGGGTCAGCGACGAGTTCAAGGGCAGCTCGAATTGGGGTGAATATGGCGATGCAATCCAGGAGCTCGACCAGAATGTTGGTCGCATTTTCGATTCGCTGAAAGAGCAGAAGATCGACGACCACACGATCGTTATCTACGCATCCGACAACGGACGGGGGCCAGGAAGAACGCCGGAACAGAAAATTCGCGGTCGCAAGCTCTCTACGTACGAGGGCGGCATTCGCGTGCCGGCGATCGCCTGGGGACCGGCGCTCGGATTGCAGACGGGAGTGGAATCTTCTGCGGTAGTACGCGCCATGGATTGGTACCCGACGCTCGCCACTTTCGCAGGCATCAAAGTTCCCGAAGGACACGTCATCGACGGCCGCGACATCAGCCCATTGCTAACGGGCGAAACGGAATTCGTACCTTCCCCGGAAATGAAGATGTCGCTAAACGCTTTGGTCCCTCTACGTCGAAGATGGGATCCAGCTGGGGAATGGTCACCAATCATTAGTCGCGTAGAGTACAACGACGCATTTTTCTATCACGGTAGTGAGGGTACGCTGTCCGCCGTTCGCTGGAAGAACTGGAAACTATACCTGAATCCAAGCCTCCAACTGTACGACCTAGCCAGCGACCCCGGTGAAACGAATCTCGTACGCAATGGTGAGATCCTAAAAAAGTTGCGGGGAATGGCGATCCTGTTCCAAGAGGAAATGCAATTCGATGCTCGGCCTGCTGGAGAAATTCCTCCGCAAGGTTTGGCCGACGGAAACACGGTTATTCCGCAAACAAGCTTGGACTCTCTCGATGAGAAGTTGGACGTGACTTATGCACGTTACGGAGAGCGAACGCTCGAAATGGACCTCTATCGTCCGAAAGGCATTTGGGGCGACCTGCCCGCGATTGTTTGTATTCATGGTGGTGGCTGGCAGAAGGGCAGCAAGATTAATCATCGGAAAGTTGCTCAAGCGCTGGCCGCCCAGGGATTTGTAGCAGTGTCGATTTCCTATCGACTCAGCGGCGAAGCCCAGTTCCCAGCACAGATCCAAGACTGCAAAGCCGCCGTTCGATTCTTGCGAGCCAACGCGAACCGATTCGGCATCGACTCCGAACGAATCGGTGCAATTGGTCATTCCGCCGGTGGACACCTGGCTGCTCTGCTCGCGACGTCTGCGGGAGTCCCTGAATTGGAAGGCGGAGGGGGCAACGCTCAATTCACCAGTGCGATTCAGGCTGTGGTACCGATGGACGGGCAAACCGATTTCCTGTCTCAGCGTACGCGGGACATCTCCGCCGATGAAAATCGAGGAGGCATCTGGAGGCAATTCCTCGGCGGCTCACAGCAGGACCAACTCGAAACGTATCGGCTTGCATCACCGCTTGTGCATTTGGACCAAGCCGACCCACCATGCTGGTTGATCACCGGCGAGAACGACAGTCCCAGCACGCGTGCAGCCGAGTTCCGAGCGAGGATGACGGAGTTCGGCATCGAAAACGGCGTAACCGTTCTTAAGGACGCCCCTCATCCCTTTACCGTCAAGCAGATTTGGTTCGACGAAGCGATGGAAACGGCCGGACAGTTCTTCAGCAGACACCTGAAGGAACCGATTCGTTGA
- a CDS encoding DUF1552 domain-containing protein, with amino-acid sequence MPTLIKNIALPRRTLLRGLGASLALPLLDAMRPAFLSAAEKAAEKTVPRRMLGICNNLGLLPENFFPTDSGADYVPSPYLQTLQPHRDDFTVFSGVWHPDVDGGHPADICFLTAAPHPGSGGFRNTISLDQYIAERIGHLTRFPSMTLGVNIQRGLRSLSWTGAGVLIPCEENPVSVYQQLFLQGTPDQVRSQVQRLSLGQSIMDAVADQTQSLQRKLGPKDRDRVDQYLTGVRELEQRLEAAQAWEYVPKPEPRGEAPVNPEDPKAYMDKVRLMYDMARLAFETDSTRAITLMLDSVNSPAIDVEGTQITDGYHNLSHHGKNEEKKKQLEAIDSWHMRLLDELFANLKDAKEDSDSLLDRTMVVYGSNLGNANTHVTTNLPVLFAGGGFRHGQHLAFDTENNYPLPNLFVSMLQKLGIETDRFATSTGTFRGLEPV; translated from the coding sequence ATGCCAACGCTAATCAAGAACATCGCACTGCCTCGTCGTACTCTGTTGAGAGGGCTGGGTGCTAGCCTTGCCTTGCCTCTGCTGGATGCAATGCGTCCCGCATTCCTATCCGCAGCAGAAAAGGCAGCGGAGAAAACCGTGCCTCGGCGCATGTTGGGTATTTGCAACAATCTAGGCCTGCTTCCCGAAAACTTCTTCCCTACCGATTCAGGTGCGGACTACGTGCCATCGCCCTATTTGCAGACACTGCAACCGCATCGCGACGATTTCACGGTCTTCAGCGGTGTGTGGCATCCGGATGTCGATGGAGGTCACCCGGCGGACATTTGTTTTCTGACAGCGGCTCCGCATCCCGGGAGTGGCGGTTTTCGCAACACGATTTCGTTGGATCAGTACATCGCAGAACGTATTGGCCATCTGACTCGATTTCCATCGATGACGCTGGGAGTCAATATACAACGAGGACTTCGAAGCTTGTCCTGGACCGGGGCTGGCGTACTGATTCCCTGCGAAGAGAATCCGGTTTCGGTTTACCAACAACTATTTCTACAGGGTACGCCCGATCAAGTGCGTTCCCAAGTCCAGCGGCTAAGCCTAGGTCAAAGCATCATGGATGCTGTCGCCGACCAAACGCAATCTCTCCAACGAAAACTGGGCCCCAAAGACCGTGATCGCGTGGACCAATACTTGACCGGCGTGCGCGAATTGGAACAACGACTCGAGGCCGCACAGGCATGGGAGTATGTGCCCAAGCCGGAACCACGAGGCGAAGCTCCAGTGAACCCGGAAGACCCCAAAGCCTACATGGATAAAGTGCGACTGATGTATGACATGGCTCGATTGGCGTTCGAAACCGACTCGACACGCGCAATCACGCTGATGCTTGACAGCGTCAATTCACCTGCCATCGACGTGGAGGGAACGCAGATCACTGACGGCTACCACAACCTTTCCCACCACGGCAAGAACGAGGAAAAGAAGAAACAGCTCGAAGCAATCGACAGTTGGCATATGCGACTGCTGGACGAGTTGTTCGCGAATCTTAAAGATGCGAAGGAAGACTCCGACTCGTTGCTCGATCGTACGATGGTCGTCTATGGCAGCAACCTCGGAAACGCCAACACTCACGTCACAACCAATCTACCGGTCTTGTTTGCCGGTGGAGGTTTCCGACATGGCCAGCATCTAGCCTTTGATACCGAAAACAATTATCCGCTGCCCAATCTGTTTGTCTCAATGCTACAAAAATTAGGTATTGAAACCGACCGATTTGCAACCAGTACAGGCACTTTCCGAGGTTTAGAGCCCGTGTAA
- a CDS encoding DUF1592 domain-containing protein, with product MSRPIHRFAFFFSFILLCVPASASDIELAPLVSRMQESCLDCHSGAEAEGGLDLTQLAERLEMQGKIVAEDLAIWIKIHDRVDAGEMPPEGGLEDSERQNFVAPLRKRLVELDREQIESEGRAIWRRINRFEYENSLRDLLHAPWLQLATMLPEDGELHRFNKIGEALDVSHVNFARYMQAADFAMRAVMEKTQEPPELKIKRYYAREQASFNRRVHFTIFNRSPERATFPLLGYEADLDVLRDPETPFTVGDSDPAKRELEAFGVVASSYEPIEISFSSFVAPRAGHYKLRFKGYTFWAAGEEKKWWRPDREKTARGRRSEPVVIYSRAEPRQLRRLGEFDFQVEPSVQELDVWLLKGEKIQPDAVRLFRSRPPNWHNPLAEKDGMPGVAFNWMEVEGPIIEQWPSAGHQLLLDDLETGGDGNTNVATSQQRMQDARRLMRKFLGKAYTRPTESEDVERFVGVVEEALGEDMPFADAMLAGYTAALCSPGFLCLEEHPGRLDAVAVANRLSLFLWNSLPDSELRQLAESGELNERNVLEQQVERMLNDEKSRRFVDAFLAYWLDLRKINDTSPDEVLYPDYYLDDALVDAALEETQLFFAELVSENLPAKNLIDSDFTFANERLADHYGLPPFEGARLQRVALPEQSVRGGLLTQASILKVTANGSTTSPVVRGAWINERILGIDIPPPPPSVPAIEPDTRGATTIRQQLFKHRADESCNVCHKVMDPAGFALESFDVAGGFRDTYRSLQKGDSVPGYGKNGQPFTFTHGPQVDASGELPDGRPFADVAQLKRLLLADQRKIAKNLVEKLLTYATGAAPRFSDREEIEEILDRHAAHGYPVRSLITEIATSRLFLNK from the coding sequence ATGAGCAGACCAATCCATCGATTTGCATTCTTTTTCAGCTTCATCTTGCTCTGCGTACCGGCTTCTGCGTCAGATATTGAGCTAGCTCCGCTGGTATCACGAATGCAGGAGAGCTGTCTCGATTGTCACAGCGGCGCCGAAGCTGAAGGTGGATTGGATCTGACGCAACTCGCCGAGCGACTGGAGATGCAAGGCAAAATTGTCGCAGAAGACTTGGCAATTTGGATCAAAATTCACGACCGTGTCGACGCGGGCGAGATGCCGCCTGAGGGTGGATTAGAGGACTCGGAAAGACAAAACTTTGTTGCTCCTCTCCGCAAGCGATTGGTCGAGCTGGACCGAGAGCAGATTGAAAGCGAAGGAAGAGCAATTTGGCGGCGCATCAATCGCTTCGAATATGAGAACAGTCTCCGCGATTTGCTCCATGCTCCGTGGTTACAGCTGGCAACCATGTTGCCCGAAGATGGCGAGCTGCATCGGTTCAACAAGATCGGCGAAGCGTTGGACGTTTCCCATGTCAATTTCGCACGCTATATGCAAGCGGCGGATTTTGCGATGCGGGCAGTCATGGAGAAAACGCAAGAGCCTCCCGAATTAAAAATCAAGCGTTACTACGCTCGTGAGCAAGCCAGCTTCAATCGAAGAGTTCACTTCACGATCTTCAACCGTAGTCCTGAACGGGCGACGTTTCCATTGCTTGGCTACGAGGCCGATTTGGATGTACTGCGAGATCCTGAAACACCATTCACCGTCGGCGACAGCGATCCTGCAAAACGTGAGTTGGAAGCATTCGGCGTCGTCGCCAGCAGTTATGAACCGATTGAAATTAGTTTCAGTTCCTTCGTAGCACCTCGTGCGGGTCACTACAAATTGCGATTCAAGGGTTATACATTTTGGGCGGCAGGCGAGGAAAAGAAGTGGTGGCGTCCCGACCGGGAGAAAACGGCCCGCGGTAGGCGTTCGGAACCAGTCGTGATCTATTCGCGAGCCGAACCACGGCAGTTGCGGCGATTGGGGGAGTTTGATTTTCAGGTTGAACCGAGCGTACAAGAGCTTGACGTGTGGCTCCTCAAGGGAGAAAAAATCCAGCCCGACGCGGTTCGCCTGTTTCGCTCGCGACCGCCCAACTGGCACAATCCATTAGCCGAGAAAGACGGTATGCCAGGTGTCGCTTTCAATTGGATGGAAGTCGAAGGTCCAATCATTGAGCAATGGCCATCGGCCGGGCACCAACTTTTGTTGGACGATCTGGAGACCGGTGGTGACGGGAACACGAACGTCGCCACGTCCCAGCAACGGATGCAGGACGCGCGACGATTGATGCGGAAATTCTTGGGCAAAGCATACACGCGACCAACCGAGTCGGAGGATGTCGAACGCTTCGTCGGCGTCGTGGAAGAAGCTCTCGGGGAGGACATGCCCTTCGCCGATGCCATGCTCGCTGGCTATACTGCCGCGCTATGTTCACCTGGCTTCCTGTGTCTCGAGGAGCACCCAGGAAGGCTCGATGCCGTGGCGGTAGCCAATCGCTTAAGCCTCTTCCTGTGGAATAGTTTGCCGGATTCCGAATTGCGGCAACTCGCGGAGTCAGGTGAATTGAACGAAAGGAACGTGCTCGAGCAACAAGTTGAGCGGATGCTGAATGATGAAAAATCGCGGCGATTCGTGGACGCGTTTTTGGCGTACTGGTTGGACTTGCGCAAGATCAATGACACCTCCCCCGACGAGGTGCTTTACCCAGATTACTATTTGGATGATGCGTTGGTCGATGCGGCGTTGGAAGAAACGCAACTTTTTTTTGCCGAGTTGGTTAGCGAGAACCTGCCCGCGAAAAACTTAATCGATTCCGACTTTACCTTTGCGAACGAACGACTAGCAGATCATTACGGCTTGCCTCCGTTTGAAGGCGCTCGCCTTCAGCGAGTGGCGTTGCCAGAGCAAAGTGTCCGCGGGGGCCTACTGACTCAAGCGAGTATCTTGAAAGTCACCGCCAATGGCTCAACCACTTCGCCAGTCGTCCGCGGGGCCTGGATCAACGAGCGAATTCTAGGGATTGATATCCCTCCGCCACCGCCGAGCGTTCCGGCCATTGAGCCAGACACACGAGGTGCGACGACGATTCGACAGCAGCTGTTCAAGCACCGGGCGGACGAGAGCTGCAATGTTTGCCACAAGGTCATGGATCCGGCAGGTTTCGCGCTCGAAAGTTTTGATGTGGCTGGTGGCTTTCGCGATACTTATCGCAGCCTCCAGAAGGGCGATTCCGTTCCAGGTTATGGAAAGAACGGCCAGCCCTTCACCTTCACCCATGGACCGCAAGTGGACGCGTCCGGCGAGCTACCCGACGGTCGTCCTTTCGCAGACGTTGCTCAGCTAAAACGATTGCTGTTGGCCGACCAGCGGAAGATCGCTAAAAACCTAGTGGAAAAACTGCTGACCTACGCGACCGGCGCGGCGCCACGGTTCAGCGACCGCGAGGAAATCGAAGAGATTTTGGATCGACACGCCGCACATGGATATCCAGTCCGCTCACTCATCACTGAAATTGCAACCAGCCGATTATTCTTAAACAAGTAA